A stretch of Cicer arietinum cultivar CDC Frontier isolate Library 1 chromosome 5, Cicar.CDCFrontier_v2.0, whole genome shotgun sequence DNA encodes these proteins:
- the LOC101510820 gene encoding O-fucosyltransferase 38: MQTQVYQHRNVKKKEAMHRLVEMARFHTRKLSLSLITFYTIFIFAFSIFIFLLYVRTFIADEDQPHPLLSHQSRSLQVPDSPRYKYDEQLWDSPHSRGFHPCVKPTAKYKGAQGFERYLSVRSNGGLNQMRTGIADMVAVAHIMNATLVIPQLDKRSFWQDSSVFSDIFDEFHFIESLKGDIRIVQELPKNLEAAPRARKHFTSWSGVGYYEEMARLWKDYQVIHVPKSDSRLANNDLPLDIQRLRCRAMYHALQFSPPIENLGKRLVDRLRSRGGKYIALHLRYEKDMLSFTGCAYGLTDVESEELRILRETTNYWKVKKINSTEQRIGGFCPLTPKEVGIFLQALGFPPSTPIYIAAGEIYGGNTHLSELSSRFPNLIFKESLATPEELKAFTNHASQNAALDYIISVESDVFVPSYSGNMARAVEGHRRFLGHRKTINPDRKGLIGIFDKLETGELVEGAALSHIVQRMHKNRQGAPRKRQGSLPGVKGRARFRTEESFYENPYPECICGSRSKLERT, from the exons ATGCAAACACAGGTTTATCAGCATCGCAATGTGAAAAAGAAAGAAGCGATGCATAGATTAGTAGAGATGGCTAGATTTCATACCCGAAAACTATCTCTCAGTCTCATCACTTTCTAcaccattttcatttttgctTTCTCCATCTTCATTTTCTTGCTCTACGTAAGAACCTTCATCGCCGATGAAGATCAACCGCATCCGTTACTTTCTCATCAATCTCGATCTCTCCAG GTGCCGGATTCACCTAGGTACAAATACGACGAGCAACTTTGGGATTCTCCTCACAGCCGTGGCTTCCACCCTTGTGTCAAGCCAACTGCTAAATATAAAG GTGCCCAAGGATTTGAACGCTATCTGTCCGTTAGAAGTAACGGTGGGCTAAATCAAATGCGAACTGGT ATAGCAGACATGGTGGCTGTGGCACATATAATGAATGCAACTTTAGTCATTCCTCAATTGGATAAACGTTCATTCTGGCAAGACTCAAG TGTATTTTCAGACATATTCGATGAGTTTCATTTCATTGAATCCCTGAAAGGAGATATCAGGATTGTTCAGGAACTTCCCAAGAACTTGGAAGCTGCCCCCCGGGCTAGAAAACACTTTACTTCCTGGTCTGGAGTTGGTTACTATGAAGAGATGGCAAGGTTATGGAAAGACTATCAG GTGATACATGTTCCAAAATCAGATTCTCGACTTGCAAACAATGATCTTCCTCTAGACATCCAGAGATTGAGATGCCGCGCAATGTATCATGCACTACAATTTTCTCCTCCTATTGAAAATCTCGGAAAG AGGTTGGTGGATCGGCTGAGATCACGCGGGGGAAAGTATATTGCTCTCCATCTAAGATATGAGAAAGATATGTTGTCTTTTACTGGATGTGCATATGGTCTGACAGATGTGGAATCTGAAGAGCTGAGAATTTTAAG GGAGACTACAAATTAttggaaagtaaaaaaaataaactcaacaGAACAGAGAATTGGAGGATTTTGTCCGCTGACTCCAAAGGAGGTTGGCATTTTTCTTCAAGCTCTTGGGTTTCCCCCATCAACACCAATATACATTGCTGCAGGGGAGATCTATGGTGGCAATACTCATCTGTCAGAGCTCTCCTCCCGCTTCCCTAATCTAATCTTTAAG GAATCCCTTGCAACTCCTGAAGAGCTGAAAGCTTTCACCAATCATGCATCTCAAAATGCTGCACTCGATTACATAATCTCTGTAGAGAGTGATGTATTTGTTCCATCGTATTCAGGAAATATGGCACGAGCTGTTGAGGGACACCGTAGGTTCTTAGGTCACCGCAAGACAATCAACCCAGACAG GAAAGGACTTATTGGAATCTTTGATAAGCTGGAAACTGGAGAGCTAGTAGAAGGAGCCGCACTGTCACATATTGTGCAGCGGATGCACAAGAACAG GCAAGGAGCTCCAAGGAAAAGACAAGGTTCATTACCGGGAGTTAAAGGCCGAGCACGATTCAGGACTGAAGAGTCCTTTTATGAAAATCCATACCCCGAGTGCATATGTGGTTCAAGAAGCAAACTAGAAAGAACATGA